The Candidatus Binatota bacterium genome contains a region encoding:
- the glnE gene encoding bifunctional [glutamate--ammonia ligase]-adenylyl-L-tyrosine phosphorylase/[glutamate--ammonia-ligase] adenylyltransferase, whose translation MERAPSPAHALAATERLLESGGRKALSSWPAAGLDDLLAILGASPAMTRTLAGMGESWPDCARRYQDPNPGPRGLASLSGARRARNEEQLAQRLHELAALEMLRIGARDLLGLATLEDTTQGLTELAEFSIKTTVDRLRRILVHEQGDVLTTDGRPLGFVVLGMGKLGASELNYSSDVDLVCLYESAPMAEGCPDAGSFFSSLVSGLSRVIGGGDSGGFVFRVDLDLRPEGLQGPVVNPVAAALSYYEGWGDTWERGVMLKARPVGGQLELGQEFIREIQPFVFRRHLDYQTIEDFRRMKERIDAELAELPRETRNVKIGRGGIRELEFVVQLMQIVHGGHVHSVRCRGTLPALVELEKHGFMTSEDTGRLREAYVFLRDVEHALQVVERRQTQALPSGREELAWLARRLGYGTGRRGRPVLDPATGGDEVDAFEADWQRYTGQVREAFVRFLELRTDSSPVESTDSFPALVDDLSSGRLDEAAAGLEELGLRDAAAAASSLQRLFRGRGLGPMNAQRRRAIEAMAPALLDAVVSSGDPDRALGNLVEFLLRTGAHTSYLALLGGSPATMLTLVRLFAGSALLSSLLVGHPELIDSLVRSDRGAPTRERRDMETELARACDVVEEEEDLLAALRRFKSAELLRIGFNDLAGELDDQQVGRELVTLAEVCLCEAARQARRLLGLGEDPGRGRVQLAVLAMGRLGAGELGYGSDLDIIFVYQGRGDDFDETAHTAATRLAQKIVSLLRVPTRDGRVFEVDTRLRPSGRGGPLVTSLDRFINYHDKEADLWERQALLRGRVVYGPATLARRIHSELQRLVYTSGLSKSGIREIAELRDKVIADREIDEEQRLNFKVGRGGIADLETIVQVLQLAHGHSNELLRAASSTGDTLAVLREEGLLDRADAERLEAAYVFLRRLESGLRLDQDKSVEDVERDARLLGPVACRMGFTGPSASADLLAEVDARRALVSEIYARHLSRDPSSR comes from the coding sequence TTGGAAAGGGCGCCGTCACCCGCCCACGCGCTGGCGGCGACCGAGAGGCTGCTCGAGTCGGGCGGCCGCAAGGCGCTCAGCAGCTGGCCCGCTGCGGGGCTCGACGACCTGCTTGCCATCCTCGGTGCCAGCCCTGCCATGACCCGCACCCTGGCGGGCATGGGCGAGAGCTGGCCCGACTGCGCCCGTCGCTACCAGGATCCAAATCCCGGACCGCGCGGGCTGGCCTCGCTCAGCGGTGCCCGCCGGGCCCGCAACGAAGAGCAGCTCGCCCAACGCCTGCACGAACTCGCAGCGCTTGAGATGCTGCGTATCGGGGCCCGCGACCTGCTCGGCCTTGCCACGCTCGAGGATACCACGCAGGGGTTGACCGAGCTCGCCGAGTTTTCGATCAAGACAACGGTGGACAGGTTGCGCCGTATCCTCGTGCACGAGCAGGGCGACGTGCTCACCACGGACGGCCGGCCGCTGGGCTTTGTCGTGCTCGGCATGGGCAAGCTGGGCGCGAGCGAGCTCAATTACAGCTCAGATGTTGACCTGGTCTGTCTATACGAGAGCGCGCCGATGGCCGAGGGGTGCCCCGACGCCGGTAGTTTTTTTTCCTCGCTGGTGTCTGGCCTGTCGCGTGTAATAGGCGGCGGCGATTCGGGGGGCTTCGTGTTTCGGGTTGATCTCGACCTCAGGCCAGAGGGGCTGCAGGGCCCAGTAGTTAATCCCGTGGCAGCGGCGTTGTCCTACTACGAGGGCTGGGGCGACACCTGGGAACGCGGGGTAATGCTCAAGGCCCGCCCGGTGGGTGGCCAACTCGAACTGGGCCAGGAGTTTATCCGCGAGATACAGCCCTTCGTTTTTCGTCGCCACCTCGACTACCAGACCATCGAAGATTTCAGGCGCATGAAGGAGCGCATAGACGCCGAGCTGGCCGAGCTACCGCGCGAGACCAGGAACGTCAAGATAGGCCGGGGGGGCATACGCGAGCTGGAGTTCGTGGTTCAGCTCATGCAGATCGTTCACGGCGGCCACGTACACTCGGTGCGCTGCCGGGGCACGTTGCCGGCGCTCGTAGAACTCGAGAAGCACGGCTTCATGACCAGCGAGGATACCGGCAGGCTGCGCGAGGCGTACGTTTTCCTGCGCGACGTTGAGCACGCGCTGCAGGTGGTCGAGCGCCGGCAGACCCAGGCTTTGCCCAGCGGTCGCGAGGAGCTCGCCTGGCTGGCCCGGCGACTGGGTTACGGGACCGGTCGCCGGGGCAGGCCGGTGCTCGACCCGGCTACGGGCGGAGACGAGGTCGACGCCTTTGAGGCCGACTGGCAACGTTACACCGGGCAGGTGCGCGAGGCGTTCGTACGGTTCCTCGAGTTACGGACCGATTCTTCGCCGGTGGAATCTACGGATTCTTTTCCGGCCCTGGTCGACGATCTTTCGTCGGGCCGCCTCGACGAGGCCGCTGCCGGACTCGAGGAGCTGGGCCTGCGCGACGCCGCGGCCGCGGCGTCGTCTCTGCAACGCTTGTTCCGGGGAAGGGGCCTGGGCCCGATGAACGCGCAACGGCGCAGGGCCATCGAAGCCATGGCACCGGCGCTGCTCGACGCCGTTGTCAGCAGCGGTGACCCCGACCGGGCGCTCGGCAACCTCGTGGAGTTTCTCCTGCGCACCGGCGCGCACACGAGCTACCTGGCGCTGCTCGGCGGATCACCGGCCACCATGCTCACCCTCGTGCGCCTGTTTGCCGGCAGCGCCTTGCTGTCGAGCCTGCTGGTCGGTCACCCCGAGCTCATCGATTCGTTGGTGAGGTCTGACCGAGGGGCTCCGACCAGGGAGCGCCGCGACATGGAGACTGAGCTGGCCCGCGCCTGCGACGTGGTGGAAGAGGAAGAAGACCTGTTGGCCGCGCTCAGGCGCTTCAAGTCGGCTGAACTGTTGCGAATAGGTTTCAATGATCTTGCGGGCGAACTCGACGACCAGCAGGTAGGCCGCGAGCTGGTCACCCTGGCCGAGGTCTGTCTTTGCGAAGCCGCCCGCCAGGCCCGCAGGCTACTGGGCCTGGGCGAGGACCCGGGCCGCGGCAGGGTGCAGCTTGCGGTGCTGGCCATGGGGCGACTTGGCGCCGGCGAGCTGGGATACGGCTCGGACCTCGACATAATCTTTGTTTACCAGGGACGCGGCGACGACTTCGACGAAACGGCCCACACGGCGGCGACCCGGCTGGCCCAGAAAATCGTGTCGCTGCTGCGGGTGCCCACCCGCGACGGCAGGGTGTTCGAGGTTGACACCAGGCTGCGCCCGTCGGGCCGGGGAGGGCCCCTGGTGACCTCCCTCGATCGTTTTATAAACTACCACGACAAGGAGGCCGACCTGTGGGAGCGACAGGCCCTGCTCAGGGGACGGGTGGTGTACGGTCCGGCCACGCTGGCGCGGCGCATTCACTCGGAGTTGCAGCGGCTGGTCTATACGAGCGGGCTCAGCAAGAGCGGGATTCGCGAGATCGCCGAGCTGCGCGACAAGGTGATAGCCGACCGCGAGATAGACGAAGAGCAGAGGCTTAATTTCAAAGTCGGCCGGGGCGGCATCGCCGACCTCGAGACAATTGTGCAGGTGTTGCAGCTCGCGCACGGCCATTCGAACGAACTGCTGAGGGCGGCCTCCAGCACCGGCGATACGCTGGCCGTGTTGCGCGAAGAGGGCTTGCTGGACCGGGCCGATGCCGAGCGCCTGGAGGCGGCCTATGTCTTTCTGCGGCGGCTGGAGTCGGGGCTCAGGCTTGACCAGGACAAGTCGGTGGAAGACGTCGAACGCGACGCCCGCTTGCTGGGACCGGTGGCCTGTCGCATGGGATTCACAGGCCCCTCGGCCTCGGCCGACCTGCTCGCCGAGGTGGACGCCCGGCGCGCGCTGGTAAGCGAGATCTACGCCCGCCACCTGTCCCGCGACCCGTCGTCTCGTTGA
- a CDS encoding branched-chain amino acid transaminase, which translates to MDGELVDWDDAQVHVLSHSLHYGLGVFEGIRCYRCDDGSSAVFRLDDHTRRLRDSAHILGLDCPWSQDEIATACLDTIKANGLEECYIRPLLFLGEGEMGLAATSNKVHLSIAAWPWGAYLGDDAIKNGIRLKTSSLQRYTVNSFMTKAKATGQYINSILASREAANSGYDEALLLDVDGFVAEGCGENLFMARGGRVKTPNIATVLEGITRDTVITLLRDQGVELVEERFTRDEIYIADEAWFTGTAAEITPIASLDDRKVGPGKPGPITKALQETFFAVIKGKQPSYEHWLTRVPS; encoded by the coding sequence ATGGATGGAGAGCTCGTTGACTGGGATGACGCCCAGGTCCACGTGCTCAGCCACAGCCTGCACTACGGGCTGGGCGTTTTTGAAGGCATTCGTTGCTACCGCTGCGACGACGGCAGTTCGGCCGTGTTCAGGCTCGACGATCATACCAGGCGCCTGCGCGATTCGGCCCATATACTGGGGCTGGATTGCCCGTGGAGCCAGGACGAGATCGCCACTGCCTGCCTCGACACTATAAAGGCCAACGGGCTCGAAGAGTGCTACATTCGCCCACTGCTGTTTCTGGGCGAGGGCGAGATGGGGCTGGCCGCTACCTCCAACAAGGTACACCTGAGCATAGCCGCCTGGCCATGGGGCGCCTACCTGGGTGACGACGCGATTAAGAACGGCATCCGCTTGAAGACCTCTTCGTTGCAGCGCTACACGGTCAACAGCTTCATGACCAAGGCCAAGGCGACCGGCCAGTACATCAACTCAATACTGGCCAGCCGCGAGGCGGCCAACTCCGGCTACGACGAGGCCCTGTTGCTCGACGTTGATGGTTTCGTTGCCGAGGGCTGTGGCGAAAACCTGTTTATGGCCCGGGGCGGGCGGGTCAAGACCCCCAACATAGCCACCGTGCTCGAGGGTATAACGCGAGACACTGTCATAACGCTGCTCCGTGACCAGGGCGTTGAGCTGGTCGAGGAGCGCTTTACCCGCGACGAGATCTACATAGCCGATGAGGCCTGGTTTACGGGCACAGCGGCAGAGATCACGCCCATAGCCTCGTTGGACGATCGCAAGGTCGGACCCGGTAAGCCGGGGCCGATTACCAAGGCACTGCAGGAAACTTTCTTCGCAGTGATCAAGGGGAAGCAGCCGAGCTACGAACACTGGCTAACTCGGGTGCCGTCCTGA